A stretch of Physeter macrocephalus isolate SW-GA chromosome 1, ASM283717v5, whole genome shotgun sequence DNA encodes these proteins:
- the DPPA4 gene encoding developmental pluripotency-associated protein 4, whose product MESAKNKECNSTEKTEEEYMSCKFKCTSVDAEEGQGASGKPDILENSAKGTRRKRSVKNNRACCPRKMPQCCDSVKPQKKTMPIPPLPSILPPVNLIHRDVVRAWCQQLKLSTKGPKLDGYKRLCEHAYPHQKNIPATAEEARILSLSRRKSKMDKLELPLECSDEKMSSEVAAPPEEGAPALEGAPTLQEVVSTSASDPGAVFASWSRMTARSMTLESAQSQETCGVWWCVVHGRGLPANKEGWVHLQFHGGQAWVPEKRRRVSALFLPPAGNLPPPHLEDNMLCPECVHRNKVLMKSLQ is encoded by the exons TGCAACTCcacagagaagacagaggaagaataTATGAGTTGCAAATTCAAATGTACATCAGTAGATGCCGAAGAGGGACAGGGGGCTTCCGGTAAACCAGATATACTAGAAAACTCGGCAAAGGGGACCAGAagaaaaagatctgtaaaaaataacagAG CTTGCTGTCCACGAAAAATGCCACAATGTTGTGACAGTGTGAAACCTCAGAAGAAGACGATGCCAATTCCTCCTTTACCTTCTATACTGCCGCCTGTCAATCTGATTCACAGGGATGTTGTGCGCGCTTGGTGCCAGCAGTTAAAACTGAGCACCAAAGGCCCG AAACTAGACGGATATAAACGACTCTGTGAACATGCCTACCCTCATCAAAAA AACATTCCTGCCACAGCCGAAGAGGCCAGGATCCTATCACTATcgagaagaaaatcaaagatggaCAAGTTGGAACTACCTCTGGAATGTTCTGATGAAAAGATGTCTTCTGAAGTGGCTGCTCCTCCTGAGGAGGGAGCACCTGCCCTTGAAGGAGCTCCTACTCTTCAGGAAGTTGTATCAACTTCTGCCTCTGACCCAGGAGCTGTGTTTGCCTCTTGGAGTAGAATGACAGCCAGGTCCATGACGCTGGAGTCGGCACAATCACAAGAGACCTGTG ggGTCTGGTGGTGCGTGGTTCACGGTAGAGGTCTCCCTGCTAACAAAGAGGGCTGGGTTCATTTACAATTTCATGGCGGACAGGCTTGGGTGCCTGAAAAACGAAGGAGGGTGTCTGCGCTTTTCTTGCCGCCTGCGGGCAATCTTCCTCCCCCACACCTGGAGGACAACATGCTGTGCCCTGAGTGTGTGCACAG gAATAAAGTATTAATGAAAAGCCTGCAGTGA